DNA from Ptychodera flava strain L36383 chromosome 15, AS_Pfla_20210202, whole genome shotgun sequence:
CTGATTCAGCGTATTGGTGACATAGTTGTGGAGGTTGTATAATTGCTTTACGCCCCCCGTTGAAGGGAACATAGAGGAAGGTACATCAAGGATTCTCTGTGCTTCACATAAACTGGCTATACTGCGTCTCGGGTCTCTGATCATGAAAGTGTGGTTGTACCCCTTAGGCAAACGATCATAACCTCCTCCAAGGGAACACACCATATCTTTACACAGAATAACATCTTTTCCGGGGTAATCCGATTCCAGCATTTCAATAACATATTTGATGGTGTATCCTGGAGCCCTGGCCATTGCATCTTCAAAAGGTGTGTCATCGCCACAGTATAGAGCAAGGGAATAcaattcatggaatattttggTTTCCAGTCTACTCGCTAAGGATAATTCAAAAACCGTGGAAAGACAACGGGGATGGGCCCACAACATGACACGTCTTGGTTGTGAAGTTGCCATTACTTTCCACTCCGATTGAAATCTGAAATGTGAAAAGGGGTAAACCATGACATCATAAGACATTGAAAAATTGTGGAGAGTAGAGACATGAACGCACATACACATAAACAAACATGAATCAGGCAAAAAGTTCATATTTCTAGTTTGTTATCAGTATAACTGGTGATTGACAGGTGGCAAACTACAGCAAATGTGCACAACATTGCTGTAAATTTATGGATACATTTCTAAAGATTCTCTGTATCTTTCATCTTAAAATTCGATACCTACAATACGCTCCCTCTTGGACCGTGCATACAAAGATCTACCATAATGCCACCTGTTATATTTACACAAGTTAGTACTCTGTACTTTGCCACtcaattgtttaaattttattaaGAACCACCTcacttttttgtgtgtgtgagcaccaacatgattttaatcacttgactatgaaatacaatgtttgtgTCAATCACTATGCACCAGTAATTTACGagacatttttaaaatgtaaattttgtctaGCTGTTGGCATAATTCATTTTTTGGATGAATGATAAAACTGCACACCATGAAATAAACgtcaaaacaaacaatattatCGCTTTTAAGCACCTTTCAATAGTGACAGAAGTTTGTAACGTGCTATCTACACTACACATCAACTTGAAGAAGTCCACCCTCCTTCTTATACTTATTTCTGAACTGTAGGAAGTAGACGGTTTTGTGTTGAAATGTCATTAAGTATTCCAAGCGAAATGAACCCTTACCTTTGTTTATTAGAGGAAATTGATATAATTaataacattttttcattcattgcaCACATATAATGCACATTTATTTACCTCCGACCAATATACAAAGGGGTTTATCATAGAAGATACAAGATACTTGCACAACAATTatgtaaaatacagaaaatgttaAACTTTCATCTTCTTGGCAAAATACTGCAATAAACAATTATTGAGTTGGGATATTACTAAAGGCTACACATTTTCAGATGACTTCAAAACTGATTCGCTAAGTTTAAAGGCCTTGTAGCATAAAGACTTTTGCAAGTGCTTTTCCtctcattattttcaaaaaattaaggatatttGATTTATTAGTTGCATCATCTGGTAGACAATGTTGTCGCTAGTTGCCATATACAAAGGATATATCAATAATAAGTGAAACTCATCTTCAACACTTGCATTAGAACATGGTTAACAATGTCTTCATATAGAGTCGATATTAAGGTATCTCGGGCCTTCCTGTATTGCAAGAGGGAGATATCTGACTTGTTCTATGAAGTTCTTAAACTGTTTATGTACGTAACTTGAGTTTTAATGTAAGATGTCATACTctattttgtttcatgatatctGCTATTCTTGTTTCTAAAGCTGTAAAGAATATTTCTATTGCCTATTTTCTGTGTTATCGAAACTTTGCCAAAACCGTATGAATAAAATTAACTGACGTTGCTCATGTATGCCAATCTAAAGAGTCGAGCAGCATTTGAGTCACGCTGCTCCACCTAAAAGGCTTTGCTTTGCAAATGCTTTTTTTCCTGTcaataacattttacaaatatctGTTTGATGGTGTTTATGTCTTGTATCGCGATTTACTCGCTCTCTCCGTCGTAAACGTCTATCCTAACTGCTAGTGGTGTGGCATGTATGTATGATTCTCTGATAGACTGATCACGAAATGAaaaccttgattatacatacatTTCGATGGGAACCAACAAAGCATAgcaaagttttcaaggcaaagCCGGGTGAATCAAGTACTGCTATGGGACCTAAAGTGACGGGACTGTCGATATCGACCTCGCAACCGACGGGttacaaattgaaataaaaatgacgTAACATAAGGCAAATGTTCCAAAGCATATCCACATGAACAACTACTGcgtataacttttaatatattgtCTATCTACCTTGTCGTtatcagaaaaatattgaagtCGTACTGTGATAACACAATTATCAGTAGTTTTCATGTGAATTGTGTTGGTTTCTCTCAGTGTCTGCGAGGATCAAAGGTTTGATTAGAGCAAACGACTGATTGCTAAGTGCTGTGTCTAAAATTGTAAGCGTGATGTGTATCGTAAATTGAGCTGAAATCTCCCTCGACCTACTTTTGATCGCACTATCTTATCTCGAAGTGtcatatcaaatgaaaaatggCTTATGACGTGGGTATAAAAGATAAAACATTGTTTTGTCTATGATGAATCGGCTGATGAAAATATAGCGTTTTGTAACCATTTTACTTGGGGAAATGATTAATTAAATCAAGTCGATACACGAAATCTTTGGTAAATAACGTCTAATCGGTTTAACTGTTAACCATATGAGTGTGCAAGCAATAGTTTTATTGAATATCACATGGGGTTTGTGCAAAAGGCCCTAAAACCTATGAGCTTAAAATTCGAAACTCAGATTGGTATTATCACAGGCAAGGAGAATTTGTCTGTGATGATTGTGGAAAACTCGATTGATTCACTGTGTTTTAATGTAGTCAGAGTTCATTCAATGTAAAAAGAGTGGAACTACGTAAACAATTTATTGTAAATCGACAAATACAGCACACATTTCCAACTCAATTGCACGTGATTTGTCCTTATCCACATCGGGTATGGTACTTCGTAACTTCAAGGCAAGTATTTGATAAGCTTCGTTTTTTAAGAAATTGATTAAATgttcacaactttcaaaggagtaGTCATTGTCTCCTAGCATGAATCTGAAAAGATGTGATTAAGCACAGCCACTTTAAAAACAAGAAGAAAGATCTCTATGTCAGGAATTTGATTAatccaatatgcaaatttttaggtTAGCAATGTTTCTTTTTCTGAGTGCGCAGAATGTTATGGTTTTAGACTCTTCTGGAAGAGTTCATGGTAACAAGGGAGAGCGTCTTCAATAAGTAACTGAGCATGGTGTGGCAAATCAGAGATATCCATCTCGTGGTCTTGGTGTCTATCGTGTAATGGCTTGAAGTGGGTACTTCTGACAGAGTCGACAAAGAAGTCCTTGAGCGGCGTATCCTTCCAATTCGGGTGCCAATAATCAATATTATTAGGTTTCCAATTCAAGTAGCTATAGCATACGGAATTTCGACTGCTTCACAATATTTACGGATTATTTTCTCTGGCTGGTTGACTAGATCACTAGCGTCGATGATGATGCTTTTCTGACTCAGGGTATTCGTGACGTTGTTGTGAAGATTATGAAGTTGCTTCACTCCTCCTGTGGGTGGTAACATGTCAGGAGGTAAGTTAAGACCTTTCAATATTTTCCATAAACTTGTAATACTTCGCCTTGGATCTCGAATCAAGAATGTGTGAATATATCCTTTAGGCAGACAATCATAGTTGCCCTTCAAGCAAAGAGCAACGTCCTTGCACAAAATGACATCTTTTCC
Protein-coding regions in this window:
- the LOC139152287 gene encoding uncharacterized protein, giving the protein MANCSPKRVMLWMHPRTMSTVFELSLASRTETKVFHELYALAYDYGDERDSKYKDLEWAIEGYTVKDVIKTLEADYPGKDVILCKDVALCLKGNYDCLPKGYIHTFLIRDPRRSITSLWKILKGLNLPPDMLPPTGGVKQLHNLHNNVTNTLSQKSIIIDASDLVNQPEKIIRKYCEAVEIPYAIAT